In Rariglobus hedericola, the following proteins share a genomic window:
- the dnaB gene encoding replicative DNA helicase, which produces MADDFSKFPRRSRRDSEDPRDLASVIGRVPPHSLEAEEYLLSCCFLDGADIVARCLEGKLVANAFYSPANRVIFEKLVDLYNKGVPIDLQILAEELKTSRQLDEIGGYAYLTQVSSRIPTTAQSNYFIEKVRELHLLRELIKVATGAVESCYAYEGGLEEFVDKVEQDIFKVTQDRVSDGAVQMKGPTNEAMAVITKMMMKKGELTGVSSGFKDLDAFTYGFQKQEMIILAARPSMGKTSLALNFAEAAAFPKRGEGVPILIFSLEMGSAQLALRMLCARAKVNMKLLRDGLLSKNGAEQQELLKAADEFSKSPIFIDDSSHLTIMELRAKARRLQSRSKLGLIIVDYLQLLAPTDSKTPREQQVAEISRGLKALAKELDVPVIVLSQLNRSAEKENRTPKLSDLRESGSIEQDADVVLMLARPKDADEKFQVAADSAELIVAKQRNGPVGELKLTFLRDITRFENYTQ; this is translated from the coding sequence ATGGCTGACGACTTTTCGAAATTCCCCCGCCGCTCACGCCGCGACTCCGAAGACCCCCGCGATCTCGCGTCCGTGATCGGGCGTGTTCCACCGCACAGTCTCGAGGCAGAGGAGTATTTGCTCTCATGCTGTTTCCTCGACGGTGCCGACATCGTTGCGCGCTGCTTGGAAGGCAAGCTGGTCGCCAATGCGTTTTATTCGCCGGCCAACCGCGTTATTTTCGAAAAGCTGGTCGATCTCTACAACAAGGGCGTGCCCATCGATCTCCAGATCCTCGCCGAGGAGCTGAAGACCAGCCGCCAGCTCGACGAGATCGGCGGCTATGCCTACCTGACGCAGGTCAGCAGTCGCATTCCGACCACGGCTCAGTCGAATTACTTCATCGAAAAGGTCCGCGAGCTGCACCTGTTGCGCGAACTCATCAAGGTGGCCACCGGAGCAGTCGAGAGCTGCTACGCTTACGAAGGCGGCCTTGAGGAGTTCGTCGACAAGGTGGAGCAGGATATTTTCAAGGTCACGCAAGACCGCGTTTCCGATGGCGCGGTGCAGATGAAAGGGCCGACCAATGAGGCCATGGCCGTCATCACGAAAATGATGATGAAGAAGGGCGAACTCACAGGCGTGTCCTCAGGGTTCAAGGATCTCGATGCTTTTACCTACGGTTTCCAAAAGCAGGAAATGATCATTCTCGCCGCCCGTCCCTCGATGGGTAAAACCTCGCTCGCGCTCAATTTTGCCGAGGCTGCCGCGTTTCCCAAACGAGGGGAGGGCGTTCCCATTTTAATCTTTTCGTTGGAAATGGGCTCGGCCCAGCTCGCGCTGCGTATGTTGTGCGCACGTGCCAAGGTGAACATGAAACTTTTGCGTGACGGCCTGTTGTCCAAAAACGGCGCCGAGCAGCAAGAATTGCTCAAAGCAGCGGACGAGTTTTCGAAATCGCCCATCTTCATCGACGACTCCAGCCATCTGACAATCATGGAGCTGCGCGCCAAAGCCCGCCGTCTCCAGTCGCGCAGCAAACTGGGCCTGATCATCGTGGACTACTTGCAGCTCCTCGCGCCGACGGACTCAAAAACCCCTCGTGAACAACAAGTGGCGGAAATCTCCCGCGGATTAAAAGCGCTCGCGAAGGAACTCGACGTGCCGGTCATTGTATTATCCCAGCTCAACCGTTCCGCCGAAAAAGAAAATCGCACACCCAAACTTTCCGACCTTCGTGAATCCGGCTCGATCGAGCAGGATGCCGACGTCGTTCTCATGCTTGCCCGGCCCAAGGATGCGGACGAAAAATTCCAAGTGGCCGCCGACTCCGCCGAGTTAATCGTTGCCAAGCAACGAAACGGACCGGTAGGAGAACTGAAACTTACCTTCCTCCGAGACATTACACGCTTTGAAAACTACACCCAGTAA
- the bamA gene encoding outer membrane protein assembly factor BamA produces MVIALLVVTGGAAWAQVAAPVYKVGSLDLKFVGAANVNEQVVRANMQVREGIDLDDSLIDQDIRSLYKTGLFEFIEVKRDVRPDRIVNLVFELTPKFRVLSVRYDGNVKVKSRRLDKEIKTKPNSALDERQVKEDVTKIREYYQKSGYNQVQVSYNIERNRATGFGNVIFKISEGAKVKISRVNFVGNEHAKKGKLRKVMETKKWNIFSWITGSGRFKDDQFQDDLDKLRDYYRELGYLDVEVPSDKVEYKYPSSRKLVLTIHINEGRQYKVGEISITGNTIIETEKLRAALKQITGTIFAPSLIDKDVTALEDSYGKDGYIETRVQLVRKPNLATGAIDIEYRIKESDKFYVESIRVEGNTKTKSIVILRELALGPGEVFDSVRMKTSKQRLDNTRFFEEVNTTPETTSIPGRKNLKIAVREGRTGNLTFGAGFSSLERAVVFAELTQSNFDLFNRRSMFQGDGQKFRLRLQVGSRSSEAILSFEEPWLFEQQLALGFTIFRSESDYNSSFYSEIRTGAEVYLRKRLFELVEGRLSYGYEIVDIQDVTPGYTVVYPEETTALSKVGFQLLRDTRDKLVNTTRGNRIELTTELTSSSLGGDADYYRLEAKGSQFFQLFETQNQVVSFIGRTGVLNSFGDTAQVPFYDRFYLGGPYTLRGFEYRDVGPKVSVAGDNVPVGGNTYGFLSIEYSLDIVEPLRFAFFYDAGFVNSGSYEFSPSQYNDNFGFGLRLLIAGAPLSLDYGIPITTDKVNDQGGQFNFSFGTRF; encoded by the coding sequence TTGGTTATTGCATTGCTCGTCGTGACGGGCGGAGCGGCGTGGGCGCAGGTCGCTGCCCCCGTCTACAAAGTGGGCTCGCTTGACCTCAAATTTGTCGGCGCCGCCAACGTGAACGAACAGGTCGTCCGCGCCAACATGCAGGTGCGCGAGGGCATCGATCTCGACGACTCGCTGATCGACCAGGACATTCGCTCCCTTTATAAAACCGGCCTCTTCGAGTTCATCGAGGTGAAGCGCGATGTGCGTCCCGACCGCATCGTCAATCTGGTCTTCGAGCTCACCCCCAAGTTCCGTGTGTTGAGCGTCCGGTATGATGGCAACGTCAAGGTGAAGAGCCGCCGTCTCGACAAGGAAATCAAAACGAAGCCCAATTCTGCACTCGACGAGCGTCAGGTGAAGGAAGACGTCACCAAGATCCGCGAGTATTACCAGAAGTCCGGCTACAATCAGGTCCAGGTCAGTTACAACATCGAGCGCAACCGCGCCACCGGCTTCGGCAACGTGATCTTCAAGATCAGCGAAGGCGCCAAGGTGAAGATCTCCCGCGTCAACTTCGTTGGCAACGAGCACGCCAAGAAGGGCAAGCTCCGCAAAGTCATGGAAACGAAGAAGTGGAATATCTTCTCGTGGATCACCGGTTCGGGCCGCTTCAAGGACGATCAATTCCAGGACGACTTGGACAAGCTCCGCGATTACTACCGCGAGCTCGGTTACCTCGATGTCGAAGTGCCCTCCGACAAGGTCGAGTATAAATATCCGAGCAGCCGCAAGCTGGTCCTGACCATTCATATCAACGAAGGCCGCCAATACAAAGTCGGCGAAATTTCCATCACCGGAAATACGATCATCGAAACGGAAAAACTTCGCGCCGCCTTGAAGCAGATCACCGGCACGATCTTCGCGCCTTCCTTGATCGATAAGGATGTCACCGCTCTCGAGGATTCCTACGGCAAGGACGGCTACATCGAAACCCGCGTCCAGTTGGTGCGTAAGCCCAATCTCGCGACCGGCGCCATCGACATCGAATACCGCATCAAGGAAAGCGATAAGTTCTACGTCGAATCCATCCGCGTTGAAGGCAACACGAAGACCAAGAGCATCGTGATCCTGCGTGAGTTGGCCCTCGGGCCGGGCGAAGTGTTCGACTCCGTGCGCATGAAGACCTCCAAGCAGCGTCTTGATAACACGCGCTTCTTCGAAGAGGTGAACACCACCCCTGAGACGACCTCGATCCCTGGGCGTAAAAACCTGAAGATCGCCGTCCGCGAAGGCCGCACCGGCAATCTAACCTTTGGCGCCGGCTTCAGCTCGCTGGAGCGCGCGGTGGTGTTCGCCGAACTCACCCAGTCCAACTTCGACCTCTTCAACCGCCGCTCGATGTTCCAGGGCGACGGTCAGAAATTCCGTCTCCGACTGCAGGTGGGCTCCCGTTCCAGCGAGGCGATTCTCTCGTTCGAAGAGCCTTGGTTGTTCGAGCAGCAACTCGCGCTCGGCTTCACGATCTTCCGCTCGGAATCCGACTACAACAGCTCCTTCTACTCGGAAATCCGCACGGGTGCCGAAGTCTATCTTCGCAAGCGCCTGTTCGAGTTGGTCGAAGGCCGTCTTTCCTACGGTTACGAAATCGTCGATATTCAAGACGTCACGCCCGGCTACACCGTTGTTTACCCCGAGGAAACCACCGCGCTTTCGAAGGTCGGTTTCCAGCTCCTGCGCGACACCCGCGACAAGCTGGTTAACACCACGCGTGGCAATCGTATCGAGCTGACTACGGAACTCACCAGCAGCTCGCTCGGTGGTGATGCCGATTACTACCGCCTTGAGGCCAAGGGCTCGCAGTTCTTCCAGTTGTTCGAAACGCAGAACCAAGTTGTCTCCTTCATCGGACGCACCGGCGTGCTGAACTCCTTCGGCGACACGGCACAGGTGCCGTTCTATGACCGCTTCTATTTGGGCGGACCTTACACCCTCCGTGGTTTCGAGTATCGTGATGTCGGCCCCAAGGTATCAGTGGCCGGTGACAACGTTCCCGTGGGCGGCAATACTTACGGATTCCTCAGTATCGAATACTCGCTCGATATCGTGGAGCCTCTCCGCTTTGCCTTTTTCTACGACGCCGGCTTTGTAAACAGCGGTTCGTATGAATTTAGCCCCAGTCAATATAACGATAACTTTGGCTTTGGTCTTCGACTTCTCATCGCCGGCGCTCCCCTGAGCCTCGACTACGGTATCCCGATTACCACTGACAAGGTGAACGACCAAGGCGGTCAGTTTAACTTCTCTTTTGGAACACGTTTCTGA
- a CDS encoding OmpH family outer membrane protein, giving the protein MKTSLKSLIAVAFAGLFAVAAQAQPAPKVLIVDMAKLYDGHFKTEEQNGKLKADQAKAEEELQKLNAEGNSLVKQFNDLKEQVNNPALSSDAKAKSQADLEAKGQEIQRKQNDVNQFRANTQRSLQQRINNFKQFLLEEISKIAIDIAKKKGATLLLDKSGPTLIGVPSVLYFDAGYDITEDVAKEINKERPAGSVSASTSTSTSTSAPAAKPASSEAPSVSFPGAKK; this is encoded by the coding sequence ATGAAAACCTCACTTAAATCCCTTATCGCCGTCGCTTTTGCCGGCCTTTTCGCCGTTGCTGCCCAAGCCCAGCCCGCGCCGAAAGTCCTGATCGTCGACATGGCCAAGCTCTATGACGGCCACTTCAAGACCGAAGAGCAAAACGGCAAGTTGAAGGCCGACCAAGCCAAGGCCGAAGAAGAACTCCAGAAGCTCAACGCCGAAGGCAACTCCTTGGTGAAGCAGTTCAATGACCTCAAAGAGCAGGTCAACAACCCCGCGCTCTCCAGCGATGCCAAGGCCAAGTCCCAGGCTGACCTAGAGGCCAAGGGCCAGGAAATTCAGCGCAAGCAGAACGATGTGAATCAGTTCCGCGCCAACACCCAACGTTCCCTTCAGCAGCGCATCAACAACTTCAAGCAGTTCCTCCTCGAGGAAATCAGCAAGATCGCCATTGATATCGCCAAGAAAAAGGGTGCCACCCTGTTGCTCGACAAGTCAGGTCCGACCTTGATCGGCGTTCCCAGCGTTCTCTATTTCGATGCTGGTTATGATATCACCGAGGATGTCGCCAAGGAGATCAATAAAGAGCGTCCGGCCGGCTCCGTGTCCGCCTCGACCTCGACTTCCACGTCGACGTCGGCTCCTGCCGCCAAGCCCGCTTCGAGCGAGGCTCCTTCGGTGTCCTTCCCCGGCGCCAAGAAGTAA
- the lpxD gene encoding UDP-3-O-(3-hydroxymyristoyl)glucosamine N-acyltransferase, with product MQLAFSAAEIAVIVQPLSSKGSTSATVQGIASLSSARPGDLSFLGNPKYKTEVAATTASIVLLPPDYTGEPAPDQQFLFVEKPSVALARLCARIEQLLWPKPAPGIHPTAVIAADAHIDASATIGPMCVIEEGVVIGARTHVQAQAFIGRNARIGADCWLMPRVSVSTECVIKDRVRLQVGVIIGSDGFGYEFMQGRHEKVPQVGNVVLENDVEIGANSTLDRARFSRTVIGEGTKIDNLVQIGHNVVIGKHCLICAQAGVSGSTTIEDYVVLGGQAGIAGHLTIGKGSKVDGQTGVNSDLAPGSFVKGSPCMPYNLEQRFNVLKKKLPDLFKRVDALETVAEELKKSSAA from the coding sequence ATGCAGCTCGCTTTCAGTGCCGCCGAGATTGCGGTCATCGTTCAGCCTCTTTCATCCAAAGGATCCACCTCTGCTACCGTGCAGGGTATCGCTTCATTGAGCTCGGCGCGACCGGGCGATCTTTCGTTTTTGGGTAACCCCAAATACAAGACCGAGGTGGCCGCGACCACGGCGTCGATCGTATTGCTGCCTCCGGATTACACGGGCGAACCCGCGCCCGACCAGCAGTTCCTGTTTGTTGAAAAACCCTCGGTTGCGCTGGCCCGCTTGTGTGCGCGTATCGAGCAATTGCTTTGGCCCAAGCCGGCTCCGGGAATTCATCCGACCGCCGTTATCGCTGCGGATGCGCACATTGACGCTTCGGCCACGATCGGTCCGATGTGCGTGATCGAGGAGGGTGTGGTCATCGGTGCGCGCACACATGTGCAGGCCCAGGCGTTTATCGGACGGAATGCACGTATCGGTGCTGATTGCTGGCTGATGCCTCGGGTGAGTGTTTCTACGGAGTGTGTCATTAAAGACCGGGTCCGTCTGCAGGTCGGCGTGATCATCGGATCCGATGGATTTGGTTACGAATTTATGCAGGGCCGGCACGAGAAGGTCCCGCAAGTCGGCAACGTGGTGCTCGAAAACGACGTTGAAATTGGCGCCAACAGCACGCTCGATCGCGCCCGCTTCAGTCGCACTGTGATCGGCGAAGGCACGAAAATCGATAATCTGGTGCAAATCGGCCACAATGTCGTGATTGGCAAACACTGTCTGATCTGTGCCCAAGCCGGCGTCTCCGGCAGCACGACCATCGAGGATTATGTGGTCTTGGGTGGACAGGCGGGTATCGCCGGCCATCTCACCATCGGCAAAGGCTCAAAGGTCGACGGGCAGACGGGCGTCAATTCCGACCTCGCGCCGGGCAGCTTCGTCAAGGGTTCGCCCTGCATGCCTTATAATCTCGAGCAGCGCTTCAATGTGCTGAAGAAAAAGCTCCCGGACCTGTTCAAACGGGTCGATGCGCTCGAGACTGTTGCGGAAGAGCTAAAAAAGTCTTCCGCCGCGTAA
- a CDS encoding ribose-phosphate diphosphokinase: protein MTAPRLKVFSGNSNRPLAEEICQHIGMPLGEATVTSFPDGESFVKINENVRGHDVYIIQPTCTPTNQSLMELLIMIDAAKRASAHRITAVMPFYGYARQDRKDQPRVPITAKLVANLLVAAGANRILTMDLHSQQIQGFFDIPVDHLFASPVFFKYLEQFKGDNMVVVSPDVGGMKMAAAYAGILGAQLGMVWKKRTNATTVETVNVVGDVAGKDVLLVDDITETAGTLANAAKIMRDSGALSVRAAVSHALLSPIAYERLALGHIDELITTNSVPVDTRGLPIKVLSIASLMADAIVRINNNESVTSLFKIKGF, encoded by the coding sequence ATGACCGCGCCTCGCCTGAAAGTTTTCTCCGGTAACTCCAATCGTCCTCTCGCCGAGGAGATCTGCCAGCACATCGGAATGCCGCTGGGCGAAGCCACGGTGACCAGTTTTCCCGATGGCGAGTCCTTCGTGAAAATCAACGAGAACGTGCGTGGCCATGATGTTTACATCATCCAGCCGACCTGCACGCCGACGAACCAGTCATTGATGGAGTTGCTCATCATGATCGACGCGGCCAAGCGCGCCTCGGCCCACCGCATCACGGCCGTCATGCCTTTCTATGGCTACGCCCGTCAGGATCGTAAAGACCAGCCGCGCGTGCCCATCACTGCCAAGCTCGTCGCCAACCTTCTCGTCGCCGCCGGCGCGAACCGTATCCTCACGATGGATCTGCACTCGCAGCAGATTCAGGGTTTCTTCGATATTCCGGTTGATCACCTTTTTGCCTCGCCGGTCTTTTTCAAGTATCTCGAGCAGTTCAAGGGCGACAACATGGTCGTCGTTTCCCCCGATGTCGGTGGCATGAAAATGGCCGCTGCTTACGCCGGTATCCTCGGTGCGCAACTGGGTATGGTCTGGAAGAAACGCACCAACGCCACGACCGTCGAGACGGTCAACGTCGTGGGCGATGTCGCCGGCAAGGACGTGCTGCTCGTGGATGATATCACCGAGACCGCGGGCACCCTCGCAAATGCCGCCAAGATTATGCGCGACAGTGGCGCCCTGAGCGTTCGCGCCGCCGTCAGCCACGCCTTGCTCAGTCCGATTGCATACGAGCGTCTCGCGCTCGGCCATATCGACGAGCTCATCACCACCAATTCCGTGCCGGTTGATACGCGCGGACTGCCTATTAAAGTTCTCAGCATCGCCAGCCTCATGGCCGATGCCATCGTGCGCATCAATAACAACGAGAGCGTCACGAGCCTGTTTAAGATCAAGGGCTTCTAA
- a CDS encoding Do family serine endopeptidase, which produces MKTKFLSRAVAASLAVSLFSIASAQEKPSAPKPDIKFDSSAIGDGGGRLVTSYADVVEPVQKAVVSVYSTKTIRERVRIDPMLRQFFGNQVPSERESKQKGLGSGVIVSPNGYILTNNHVVADADELKVLLADGREFVARVIGTDEKTDVAVIKIESEGLPVLSLADSDKLRVGDIVFAVGNPLGVGQTVTMGIVSATGRNDVGILANDQIGGYENFIQTDASINQGNSGGALVDAKGRLVGLNSAILSSSGGSIGIGFAVPTNLAVSILNSLIATGKVQRGYLGVAGQNLDPKLAESLGVPATTKGVAISDVVKDSPAAAAGLKRNDIITKVDNRVVDSQLTLRLNVSQIVPGTEVGVTVLRDGKEKGFKVKLGSLDEQAGTSNEIIPGVTVKTLDDELRNQFKLDRRVETGVVITAIDDNSPYAEILVPGLLIVEINRKPVTDVQSAAAAIKPGLNALLVQYRGVLRYVTINVKK; this is translated from the coding sequence ATGAAAACCAAGTTTTTATCCCGTGCCGTGGCCGCCTCGCTGGCGGTCTCGTTGTTCTCCATCGCTAGCGCGCAGGAAAAACCCTCCGCGCCCAAGCCCGACATCAAGTTCGACAGTTCAGCGATAGGCGATGGCGGCGGTCGCCTGGTGACCAGTTATGCTGATGTGGTGGAGCCCGTGCAGAAGGCGGTGGTCTCGGTTTACTCCACCAAGACCATTCGTGAGCGCGTGCGCATCGACCCGATGCTGCGGCAGTTTTTTGGCAATCAGGTTCCATCCGAGCGCGAGTCGAAGCAGAAGGGCCTCGGCTCTGGTGTGATTGTATCACCAAATGGATACATCCTCACCAACAACCATGTCGTGGCCGATGCCGATGAGCTCAAGGTCTTGCTGGCCGATGGTCGCGAGTTCGTTGCGCGGGTGATTGGCACCGATGAGAAAACCGACGTCGCCGTCATTAAAATTGAAAGCGAGGGACTGCCGGTGCTTTCACTGGCCGACAGCGACAAGCTGCGTGTGGGCGACATTGTCTTCGCGGTGGGTAATCCGCTCGGCGTCGGCCAGACGGTGACGATGGGCATCGTTTCCGCCACGGGCCGCAACGATGTGGGCATCCTCGCCAATGATCAGATCGGCGGCTACGAAAACTTTATCCAGACGGATGCATCGATCAATCAAGGCAACTCCGGCGGCGCGCTGGTGGATGCGAAAGGCCGTCTCGTCGGCTTGAACAGCGCGATTCTGTCGTCGAGCGGCGGCAGCATCGGCATCGGTTTTGCGGTGCCGACTAACCTCGCGGTTTCCATTTTGAACAGCCTCATCGCGACCGGAAAAGTGCAGCGCGGCTACCTCGGAGTCGCTGGACAAAACCTCGATCCGAAGCTCGCTGAAAGTCTCGGCGTGCCGGCCACGACCAAGGGCGTCGCGATCAGTGATGTCGTCAAAGATTCGCCGGCCGCCGCCGCCGGTCTGAAGCGCAATGACATCATCACGAAAGTGGATAATCGCGTGGTGGATTCTCAGCTCACGCTGCGTCTCAATGTCTCGCAGATCGTGCCCGGCACCGAGGTCGGCGTCACGGTTCTCCGCGACGGCAAGGAGAAGGGCTTCAAGGTCAAATTGGGCAGTCTCGACGAGCAGGCCGGAACTTCCAATGAGATCATTCCGGGCGTCACGGTGAAGACCCTCGATGATGAACTTCGAAACCAGTTCAAACTCGATCGCCGTGTGGAGACCGGCGTCGTGATCACGGCGATCGACGACAATTCACCGTATGCGGAAATTCTCGTGCCGGGCCTGTTGATCGTGGAGATCAACCGCAAGCCGGTGACCGATGTGCAAAGTGCCGCTGCGGCGATCAAGCCGGGCCTGAATGCGCTGCTCGTTCAATATCGCGGCGTGCTGCGTTACGTGACGATCAACGTGAAGAAATAA
- the sucD gene encoding succinate--CoA ligase subunit alpha, translating into MSILITPETKIMIQGITGAFGGKHAQLSIDYGTQVVAGVTPGKGGQFFEHNGVKVPIFNTVVDAAKATGATVSTIFVPPPFAGDAILECVDAGLDLAVCITEGIPIKDMIRVKRAMSGAKTRLIGPNCPGLVTPGTGEGSKGGCRIGIAPGYIHKKGHVGVVSRSGTLTYEAVFQITSKGLGQSTSVGIGGDPVNGTSHLDVIKLFNADPDTKGIILIGEIGGNAEVEAARWIKANCTKPVAGFIAGATAPAGRRMGHAGAIVGGHEDTAEAKIAVFKECGIEVAETPSDMADALLRAAKAKGVSLN; encoded by the coding sequence ATGAGCATTCTCATCACTCCCGAAACCAAGATCATGATCCAGGGCATCACAGGTGCCTTCGGCGGCAAACATGCCCAGCTGTCCATCGACTATGGCACGCAGGTCGTCGCTGGCGTCACGCCCGGCAAGGGCGGTCAGTTCTTCGAACACAACGGCGTCAAGGTTCCGATCTTCAACACCGTCGTCGATGCCGCCAAAGCCACCGGCGCCACCGTCTCCACGATCTTCGTGCCGCCGCCCTTCGCGGGCGACGCCATCCTCGAATGCGTTGACGCCGGTCTCGACCTCGCCGTCTGCATCACCGAGGGCATTCCGATCAAGGACATGATCCGCGTGAAGCGCGCCATGTCAGGCGCCAAGACCCGCCTCATCGGCCCCAACTGCCCCGGTCTCGTGACCCCCGGCACCGGCGAAGGATCCAAGGGCGGCTGCCGCATCGGCATCGCTCCCGGCTACATCCACAAGAAGGGCCACGTCGGCGTCGTCTCGCGCTCCGGCACCCTCACCTACGAAGCGGTTTTCCAAATCACCTCCAAGGGCCTCGGCCAGTCCACCTCCGTCGGCATCGGCGGCGACCCGGTCAACGGCACCAGCCACCTCGACGTCATCAAGCTGTTCAACGCAGACCCCGACACCAAGGGCATCATCCTCATCGGTGAAATCGGCGGCAACGCCGAGGTCGAGGCCGCCCGCTGGATCAAGGCCAACTGCACGAAGCCCGTCGCCGGTTTCATCGCCGGTGCCACCGCTCCCGCCGGTCGCCGCATGGGTCACGCCGGCGCCATCGTCGGTGGCCACGAGGACACCGCCGAAGCCAAGATCGCCGTCTTCAAAGAGTGCGGCATCGAGGTCGCCGAAACGCCCTCCGACATGGCTGACGCCCTCCTCCGCGCCGCCAAGGCCAAGGGTGTGTCGCTGAACTAA